A stretch of Triticum aestivum cultivar Chinese Spring chromosome 1D, IWGSC CS RefSeq v2.1, whole genome shotgun sequence DNA encodes these proteins:
- the LOC123182098 gene encoding protein trichome berefringence-like 7 gives MVSASTSRSGSGRAAQRGGGGALPGSPRVSAAAAAQRRWWGASGPSLERVALAFSVASVALALSCALYLYVLRYLGRSQAVAGFVGEDLGACDVFDGNWVPDATYPLYNSSECPFAEKGFNCLANGREDTGYLKWRWRPRRCDVPRFTASAALERLRGKRVVFVGDSMSRTQWESFICMLMPGVEDPKTVYEVNGNEISKTIRFLGVKFASFDLTVEFFRSVFLVEQRPAPRHAPKRVKSTLRLDKMDNISRKWVNADVLIFNTGHWWTPTKLFNTGCYFQAGRALKLGTTIDAAFRMALQTWASWVEKRVDLNRTHVFFRTYEPSHWSDLNQTICEVTEKPSPEAKGNDKSELGDILGDVVASMNVPITVLNVTLMGAFRTDAHVGAWSYPPTILDCSHWCLPGVPDAWNELVFSYLFTNGWRKMAG, from the exons ATGGTGAGCGCCAGCACTAGCCGGAGCGGCTCGGGTCGCGCCGCtcagaggggcggcggcggcgccctgcCCGGGAGCCCGAGGgtgtccgcggcggcggcggcgcagcgcaGGTGGTGGGGGGCCTCGGGCCCGTCGCTGGAGCGAGTCGCCctcgccttctccgtcgcctccGTGGCGCTCGCGCTCTCCTGCGCGCTCTACCTCTACGTCCTCCGCTACCTGGGGCGGAGCCAGGCCGTGGCCGGGTTCGTCGGGGAGGACCTCGGGGCGTGCGACGTGTTCGACGGCAACTGGGTCCCCGACGCTACCTACCCGCTCTACAACAGCTCTGAGTGCCCCTTCGCGGAGAAGGGGTTCAACTGCCTGGCCAATGGCAGGGAGGACACCGGCTACCTCAAATGGCGGTGGAGGCCGCGCCGCTGCGACGTGCCGAGGTTCACCGCCAGCGCCGCGCTTGAGCGGCTCAGGGGGAAGCGTGTCGTCTTCGTCGGGGATTCCATGAGCCGCACACAGTGGGAGTCCTTCATCTGCATGCTCATGCCCGGGGTGGAGGATCCCAAGACCGTCTACGAGGTGAACGGGAACGAGATCAGCAAGACCATACGGTTCCTGGGTGTGAAGTTTGCGTCCTTCGACCTCACCGTGGAGTTCTTCCGGTCCGTGTTCCTTGTCGAGCAGCGCCCTGCGCCCAGGCATGCGCCCAAGAGGGTCAAATCGACTCTGAGGCTGGACAAGATGGATAATATCAGTCGGAAATGGGTGAACGCCGATGTTCTGATTTTCAACACCGGCCACTGGTGGACTCCCACCAAATTGTTTAATAC GGGTTGCTATTTTCAGGCTGGACGTGCTCTCAAACTAGGTACAACCATTGATGCTGCTTTCAGGATGGCACTGCAGACTTGGGCTTCTTGGGTGGAAAAAAGAGTTGATCTAAACCGAACACATGTGTTCTTCCGCACATATGAGCCATCTCATTGGAG TGACTTGAACCAAACGATATGTGAAGTTACAGAAAAGCCTTCACCTGaggcaaaaggaaatgacaagagtGAGCTTGGGGATATACTTGGTGATGTTGTGGCGAGCATGAATGTTCCAATTACTGTTCTAAATGTAACTTTGATGGGTGCCTTCAGAACAGATGCTCATGTTGGCGCTTGGAGTTATCCTCCCACTATACTTGATTGCAGTCACTGGTGTCTCCCTGGAGTTCCAGATGCTTGGAATGAACTAGTATTTTCATACCTTTTTACAAATG GTTGGCGAAAGATGGCAGGGTGA
- the LOC123182097 gene encoding UDP-glucuronate:xylan alpha-glucuronosyltransferase 1 isoform X1: MEQRHRPAAAADDTTKRRTTKSKSFKDVENYEVLVLEKNCGCKFKSLRYLLIAIVSATFLTLLTPTLYERQLQSSSRYVDVDWIWDKTSADPRYVSSADVQWADVYTAIEDLSAGNQELKIGLLNFNSTEYGSWSRILPESHVSIIRLEHAKDSITWPKLYPEWIDEEEESEIPSCPSFPEPNVRRGAWFDVIAVKLPCTRVAGWSRDVARLHLQLSAAKLAVTSSRGNRKVHVLFVTDCFPIPNLFPCKNLVKHEGNAWLYRPDLKAVREKLRLPVGSCELAIPLKAKARLFSVDRRREAYATILHSASEYVCGAITAAQSIRQAGSTRDLVILVDNTISDHHRRGLEAAGWKVRIIERIRNPKAERDAYNEWNYSKFRLWQLTDYDKIIFIDADLLILRNVDFLFAMPEITATGNNATLFNSGVMVIEPSNCTFQLLMEHINEITSYNGGDQGYLNEIFTWWHRIPKHMNFLKHFWEGDSEEAKAKKTQLFGADPPNLYVLHYLGLKPWLCFRDYDCNWNNFMMREFASDVAHSRWWKTHDKMPRKLQSYCLLRTRQKAGLEWDRRQAEKANLEDGHWRRNITDPRLKTCFEKFCFWESMLWHWGEAKNQTKSIPAPATPATMSLSSS, translated from the exons TGATGACACAACTAAGAGAAGGACCACCAAAAGCAAAAGTTTCAAAGATGTCGAGAACTATGAAGTTCTTGTCCTTGAGAAGAACTGCGGTTGCAAGTTCAAATCCTTGCGCTACTTGCTTATAGCTATTGTTTCTGCGACATTTCTTACCCTCCTGACTCCGACGCTGTACGAGCGCCAGCTACAATCAAGTTCTCG GTATGTTGATGTTGACTGGATATGGGACAAAACAAGTGCTGATCCACGATATGTATCATCCGCTGATGTTCAGTGGGCCGATGTATATACAGCTATAGAAGATCTTAGTGCTGGTAACCAAGAGCTCAAAATTGGACTCCTGAATTTTAACAGCACCGAGTATGGCTCTTGGTCGCGCATACTCCCCGAAAGCCATGTTTCGATTATAAGACTTGAGCATGCCAAGGACAGCATTACTTGGCCTAAACTATATCCTGAATGGATAGATGAGGAGGAAGAATCTGAGATACCTTCCTGTCCATCATTTCCAGAGCCTAATGTCCGAAGAGGCGCGTGGTTTGATGTTATTGCTGTGAAACTTCCCTGTACAAGGGTGGCTGGTTGGTCAAGAGATGTTGCAAGGCTTCATTTGCAGCTCTCTGCGGCAAAACTGGCCGTGACCTCTTCAAGAGGCAACCGGAAGGTCCATGTGCTCTTTGTGACGGACTGCTTCCCCATCCCCAACCTCTTCCCCTGCAAGAACCTTGTGAAGCATGAAGGCAATGCTTGGTTGTATAGGCCTGATTTGAAAGCAGTAAGGGAGAAGCTTAGGCTTCCTGTTGGATCATGCGAGCTTGCTATTCCACTTAAAGCAAAAG CAAGACTTTTCTCGGTAGACCGAAGAAGAGAAGCATATGCGACTATACTGCATTCAGCAAGTGAATATGTATGTGGTGCTATCACAGCAGCTCAGAGCATCCGGCAAGCAGGATCAACTAGGGACTTGGTTATCCTTGTTGATAACACCATAAGTGACCACCACCGGAGAGGCTTGGAAGCTGCAGGCTGGAAGGTCAGAATAATTGAAAGGATCAGGAACCCAAAAGCCGAGCGTGATGCCTACAATGAATGGAACTACAGCAAGTTCAGGTTATGGCAGCTGACGGACTACGACAAGATCATATTCATAGATGCTGACCTCCTCATCCTGAGGAATGTGGACTTCCTGTTTGCAATGCCAGAGATCACCGCGACCGGCAACAACGCGACCCTCTTCAACTCCGGCGTCATGGTCATCGAGCCCTCAAACTGCACGTTCCAGCTGCTGATGGAGCACATCAATGAGATCACGTCGTACAACGGCGGTGACCAGGGGTACCTGAATGAGATATTCACATGGTGGCACCGCATCCCGAAGCACATGAACTTCCTGAAGCACTTCTGGGAGGGCGACAGCGAGGAGGCCAAGGCGAAGAAGACCCAGCTGTTTGGCGCCGACCCGCCGAACCTCTACGTGCTTCACTACCTGGGCCTGAAGCCATGGCTGTGCTTCAGGGACTACGACTGCAACTGGAACAACTTCATGATGCGCGAGTTCGCAAGCGACGTCGCGcacagccggtggtggaagacgcacgaCAAGATGCCCCGGAAGCTCCAGTCCTACTGCCTTCTGAGGACAAGGCAGAAGGCTGGGCTGGAGTGGGACCGGAGGCAGGCGGAGAAGGCGAACCTGGAGGATGGGCATTGGCGGCGGAACATCACCGATCCGAGGCTCAAGACCTGCTTCGAGAAGTTTTGCTTCTGGGAGAGCATGCTGTGGCACTGGGGCGAGGCGAAGAACCAGACGAAGAGCATCCCCGCGCCGGCGACGCCTGCGACGATGAGCTTGTCAAGTTCGTGA
- the LOC123182097 gene encoding putative UDP-glucuronate:xylan alpha-glucuronosyltransferase 3 isoform X2 produces MATPLLLFFLAPFIWFWILGSGGVALGVIHGDPSAFFLALIVRFWREPSLTLGPLGSLPLLPVRPCDDTTKRRTTKSKSFKDVENYEVLVLEKNCGCKFKSLRYLLIAIVSATFLTLLTPTLYERQLQSSSRYVDVDWIWDKTSADPRYVSSADVQWADVYTAIEDLSAGNQELKIGLLNFNSTEYGSWSRILPESHVSIIRLEHAKDSITWPKLYPEWIDEEEESEIPSCPSFPEPNVRRGAWFDVIAVKLPCTRVAGWSRDVARLHLQLSAAKLAVTSSRGNRKVHVLFVTDCFPIPNLFPCKNLVKHEGNAWLYRPDLKAVREKLRLPVGSCELAIPLKAKARLFSVDRRREAYATILHSASEYVCGAITAAQSIRQAGSTRDLVILVDNTISDHHRRGLEAAGWKVRIIERIRNPKAERDAYNEWNYSKFRLWQLTDYDKIIFIDADLLILRNVDFLFAMPEITATGNNATLFNSGVMVIEPSNCTFQLLMEHINEITSYNGGDQGYLNEIFTWWHRIPKHMNFLKHFWEGDSEEAKAKKTQLFGADPPNLYVLHYLGLKPWLCFRDYDCNWNNFMMREFASDVAHSRWWKTHDKMPRKLQSYCLLRTRQKAGLEWDRRQAEKANLEDGHWRRNITDPRLKTCFEKFCFWESMLWHWGEAKNQTKSIPAPATPATMSLSSS; encoded by the exons TGATGACACAACTAAGAGAAGGACCACCAAAAGCAAAAGTTTCAAAGATGTCGAGAACTATGAAGTTCTTGTCCTTGAGAAGAACTGCGGTTGCAAGTTCAAATCCTTGCGCTACTTGCTTATAGCTATTGTTTCTGCGACATTTCTTACCCTCCTGACTCCGACGCTGTACGAGCGCCAGCTACAATCAAGTTCTCG GTATGTTGATGTTGACTGGATATGGGACAAAACAAGTGCTGATCCACGATATGTATCATCCGCTGATGTTCAGTGGGCCGATGTATATACAGCTATAGAAGATCTTAGTGCTGGTAACCAAGAGCTCAAAATTGGACTCCTGAATTTTAACAGCACCGAGTATGGCTCTTGGTCGCGCATACTCCCCGAAAGCCATGTTTCGATTATAAGACTTGAGCATGCCAAGGACAGCATTACTTGGCCTAAACTATATCCTGAATGGATAGATGAGGAGGAAGAATCTGAGATACCTTCCTGTCCATCATTTCCAGAGCCTAATGTCCGAAGAGGCGCGTGGTTTGATGTTATTGCTGTGAAACTTCCCTGTACAAGGGTGGCTGGTTGGTCAAGAGATGTTGCAAGGCTTCATTTGCAGCTCTCTGCGGCAAAACTGGCCGTGACCTCTTCAAGAGGCAACCGGAAGGTCCATGTGCTCTTTGTGACGGACTGCTTCCCCATCCCCAACCTCTTCCCCTGCAAGAACCTTGTGAAGCATGAAGGCAATGCTTGGTTGTATAGGCCTGATTTGAAAGCAGTAAGGGAGAAGCTTAGGCTTCCTGTTGGATCATGCGAGCTTGCTATTCCACTTAAAGCAAAAG CAAGACTTTTCTCGGTAGACCGAAGAAGAGAAGCATATGCGACTATACTGCATTCAGCAAGTGAATATGTATGTGGTGCTATCACAGCAGCTCAGAGCATCCGGCAAGCAGGATCAACTAGGGACTTGGTTATCCTTGTTGATAACACCATAAGTGACCACCACCGGAGAGGCTTGGAAGCTGCAGGCTGGAAGGTCAGAATAATTGAAAGGATCAGGAACCCAAAAGCCGAGCGTGATGCCTACAATGAATGGAACTACAGCAAGTTCAGGTTATGGCAGCTGACGGACTACGACAAGATCATATTCATAGATGCTGACCTCCTCATCCTGAGGAATGTGGACTTCCTGTTTGCAATGCCAGAGATCACCGCGACCGGCAACAACGCGACCCTCTTCAACTCCGGCGTCATGGTCATCGAGCCCTCAAACTGCACGTTCCAGCTGCTGATGGAGCACATCAATGAGATCACGTCGTACAACGGCGGTGACCAGGGGTACCTGAATGAGATATTCACATGGTGGCACCGCATCCCGAAGCACATGAACTTCCTGAAGCACTTCTGGGAGGGCGACAGCGAGGAGGCCAAGGCGAAGAAGACCCAGCTGTTTGGCGCCGACCCGCCGAACCTCTACGTGCTTCACTACCTGGGCCTGAAGCCATGGCTGTGCTTCAGGGACTACGACTGCAACTGGAACAACTTCATGATGCGCGAGTTCGCAAGCGACGTCGCGcacagccggtggtggaagacgcacgaCAAGATGCCCCGGAAGCTCCAGTCCTACTGCCTTCTGAGGACAAGGCAGAAGGCTGGGCTGGAGTGGGACCGGAGGCAGGCGGAGAAGGCGAACCTGGAGGATGGGCATTGGCGGCGGAACATCACCGATCCGAGGCTCAAGACCTGCTTCGAGAAGTTTTGCTTCTGGGAGAGCATGCTGTGGCACTGGGGCGAGGCGAAGAACCAGACGAAGAGCATCCCCGCGCCGGCGACGCCTGCGACGATGAGCTTGTCAAGTTCGTGA